Proteins encoded by one window of Superficieibacter sp. HKU1:
- the rpsA gene encoding 30S ribosomal protein S1 — MTESFAQLFEESLKEIETRPGSIVRGVVVAIDKDVVLVDAGLKSESAIPAEQFKNAQGELEIQVGDEVDVALDAVEDGFGETLLSREKAKRHEAWITLEKAYEEAETVVGVINGKVKGGFTVELNGIRAFLPGSLVDVRPVRDTLHLEGKELEFKVIKLDQKRNNVVVSRRAVIESENSAERDQLLENLQEGMEVKGIVKNLTDYGAFVDLGGVDGLLHITDMAWKRVKHPSEIVNVGDEINVKVLKFDRERTRVSLGLKQLGEDPWVAIAKRYPEGTKLTGRVTNLTDYGCFVEIEEGVEGLVHVSEMDWTNKNIHPSKVVNVGDVVEVMVLDIDEERRRISLGLKQCKSNPWQLFAETHNKGDRVEGKIKSITDFGIFIGLDGGIDGLVHLSDISWNVAGEEAVREYKKGDEIAAVVLQVDAERERISLGVKQLAEDPFNNYVAVNKKGAIVNGKVTAVDAKGATVELADGVEGYLRASEASRDRIEDATLVLSVGDDVEAKFTGVDRKNRVVSLSVRAKDEADEKDAIATVNNKQEEGNFSNAMAEAFKAAKGE; from the coding sequence ATGACTGAATCTTTTGCTCAACTGTTTGAAGAATCCCTGAAAGAAATCGAAACCCGCCCGGGTTCCATCGTTCGTGGTGTTGTTGTTGCTATCGACAAAGACGTTGTACTGGTTGACGCCGGTCTGAAATCTGAGTCCGCCATTCCGGCAGAGCAGTTCAAAAACGCCCAGGGCGAGCTGGAAATCCAGGTTGGTGACGAAGTTGACGTTGCTCTGGATGCAGTAGAAGACGGCTTCGGTGAAACCCTGCTGTCCCGTGAGAAAGCTAAACGTCACGAAGCCTGGATCACGCTGGAAAAAGCTTACGAAGAAGCTGAAACTGTAGTCGGTGTTATCAACGGCAAAGTCAAAGGTGGCTTCACTGTTGAGCTGAACGGTATTCGTGCGTTCCTGCCGGGTTCACTGGTAGACGTTCGTCCAGTTCGTGACACTCTGCACCTCGAAGGCAAAGAGCTTGAATTCAAAGTAATCAAGCTGGACCAGAAACGTAACAACGTGGTCGTATCACGTCGTGCCGTTATCGAATCCGAAAACAGCGCAGAGCGCGATCAGCTGCTGGAAAACCTGCAGGAAGGCATGGAAGTTAAAGGTATCGTTAAGAACCTCACTGACTACGGTGCATTCGTTGATCTGGGCGGCGTTGACGGCCTGCTGCACATCACTGATATGGCCTGGAAACGCGTTAAGCATCCGAGCGAAATCGTAAACGTTGGTGACGAAATCAACGTTAAAGTCCTGAAGTTCGACCGTGAGCGTACTCGTGTATCTCTGGGTCTGAAACAGCTGGGCGAAGATCCGTGGGTTGCTATCGCTAAACGTTATCCGGAAGGTACCAAACTGACCGGTCGCGTAACCAACCTGACCGACTACGGCTGCTTCGTTGAAATCGAAGAAGGCGTTGAAGGCCTGGTTCACGTTTCCGAAATGGACTGGACCAACAAAAACATCCACCCGTCCAAAGTTGTTAACGTTGGCGACGTAGTGGAAGTTATGGTTCTGGATATCGACGAAGAACGTCGTCGTATCTCCCTGGGTCTGAAACAGTGCAAATCTAACCCGTGGCAGCTGTTTGCTGAAACCCACAACAAGGGCGATCGCGTTGAAGGTAAAATCAAGTCAATCACTGACTTCGGTATCTTCATCGGCCTGGACGGTGGCATCGACGGTCTGGTTCACCTGTCTGACATCTCCTGGAACGTTGCAGGCGAAGAAGCTGTTCGTGAATACAAAAAAGGCGACGAAATCGCTGCCGTTGTCCTGCAGGTTGACGCAGAACGTGAACGTATCTCCCTGGGCGTTAAACAGCTCGCAGAAGATCCGTTCAACAACTACGTTGCTGTGAACAAGAAAGGCGCAATCGTAAACGGTAAAGTCACTGCAGTTGACGCTAAAGGCGCAACCGTAGAACTGGCTGACGGCGTTGAAGGTTACCTGCGTGCTTCTGAAGCATCCCGTGACCGTATCGAAGATGCAACTCTGGTTCTGAGCGTAGGCGACGACGTTGAAGCTAAATTCACCGGCGTTGATCGCAAAAACCGCGTTGTAAGCCTGTCTGTTCGTGCGAAAGACGAAGCTGACGAGAAAGATGCAATTGCTACTGTTAACAACAAACAGGAAGAAGGCAACTTCTCTAACGCAATGGCTGAAGCATTCAAAGCAGCTAAAGGCGAGTAA
- the lpxK gene encoding tetraacyldisaccharide 4'-kinase, protein MIARIWSGDSPLWRLLLPLSWLYGLVSGLIRLSYRLGLKKSWRAPVPVVVVGNLTAGGNGKTPVVIWLVEQLQQRGIRVGVVSRGYGGKADRYPLLLDADTAPASAGDEPVLIWQRTGAPVAVSPVRADAVRALLAEHELQLIITDDGLQHYRLARDLEIVVVDGVRRFGNGWWLPAGPMRERASRLQTVDAVITNGGEPAPGEIPMILRPGQAINLLTGERREMSTLTDVVAMAGIGHPPRFFTTLEKGGVRPVRTVALADHQALIQADVQAMTQPGQNLLMTEKDAVKCRAFAQDNWWYLPVNAELQGDDVQQLLAKLTLLAQR, encoded by the coding sequence ATGATCGCCCGTATCTGGTCCGGTGATTCCCCGCTCTGGCGGCTGTTGCTGCCGCTTTCCTGGCTTTATGGGCTGGTGAGCGGCCTTATTCGTCTGAGCTACCGCCTCGGCCTGAAAAAGTCGTGGCGGGCACCGGTACCGGTGGTGGTGGTGGGCAATCTGACCGCCGGAGGTAACGGCAAAACGCCTGTGGTCATCTGGCTGGTTGAGCAACTCCAGCAGCGCGGTATCCGCGTTGGCGTGGTGTCTCGCGGCTACGGTGGCAAGGCGGACCGCTATCCTCTGCTTCTCGACGCCGACACCGCGCCTGCCAGCGCAGGTGATGAACCCGTGCTTATCTGGCAGCGCACCGGTGCGCCTGTCGCCGTTTCGCCAGTGCGGGCCGACGCCGTTCGCGCGCTGCTGGCAGAGCACGAATTACAGCTCATTATTACCGATGACGGCCTGCAACATTATCGTCTGGCGCGTGACCTGGAAATTGTGGTGGTGGATGGCGTACGCCGCTTTGGTAACGGCTGGTGGCTGCCTGCCGGCCCCATGCGCGAGCGTGCGTCGCGATTGCAAACGGTCGATGCGGTGATTACCAACGGCGGCGAACCTGCGCCGGGTGAAATCCCCATGATTTTGCGTCCGGGACAGGCGATAAATTTGCTGACCGGTGAACGCCGCGAGATGTCGACGCTTACCGACGTGGTGGCAATGGCCGGTATTGGTCATCCGCCGCGTTTTTTCACAACCCTGGAAAAGGGCGGCGTGCGGCCAGTAAGAACCGTCGCGCTGGCCGATCATCAGGCACTGATTCAGGCTGACGTACAGGCGATGACCCAGCCAGGGCAAAACCTGCTCATGACCGAGAAGGACGCGGTCAAGTGCCGGGCGTTTGCGCAGGATAACTGGTGGTATTTACCGGTCAATGCCGAACTCCAGGGCGATGACGTGCAACAACTGCTGGCGAAACTTACTCTCCTGGCGCAGCGTTAG
- a CDS encoding YcbJ family phosphotransferase gives MEQLRAELSHLLGEKLSRLECVNEKADSSLWSLYDSQGNPMPLMAKSFTTPGLARQLAWKVSMLARSGTVRMPVVYGVLTHEEHPGPDVLLIERLRGVPVEAPARTPQRWEQLKDQIVEGLLAWHRQDSRGCVGMVDNTQENLWPQWYRQRIEMLWSTLNLYHNTGLTMQDKRLLFRARECLPALFEGFNDNCVLVHGNLTLMSMLKDARTDQLLAMVGPGIMLWAPREYELFRLADNRLAEDLLWHYLQRAPVAEAFLWRRWLYLLWDEVAQLVNTGRFDRARFDLAAKSLVPWLT, from the coding sequence ATGGAACAATTGCGTGCCGAATTAAGCCACCTGCTAGGTGAAAAACTCAGTCGGCTGGAATGCGTCAATGAGAAAGCCGATTCTTCGCTGTGGTCGTTATACGATTCGCAGGGCAACCCTATGCCGTTGATGGCGAAAAGTTTTACCACGCCGGGCCTTGCCAGACAGCTTGCCTGGAAAGTATCCATGCTGGCGCGTAGCGGTACGGTAAGAATGCCCGTGGTCTATGGCGTTCTCACCCATGAAGAGCATCCGGGGCCGGATGTCCTGCTGATTGAACGGCTACGTGGCGTGCCGGTAGAAGCACCTGCGCGTACCCCCCAGCGCTGGGAGCAGCTTAAGGATCAAATCGTCGAAGGCCTGCTGGCATGGCATCGTCAGGATAGCCGTGGCTGCGTAGGGATGGTGGATAATACTCAGGAAAACCTGTGGCCGCAGTGGTATCGCCAGCGGATCGAAATGCTCTGGAGCACGCTCAATCTTTATCACAATACCGGGTTAACCATGCAGGATAAGCGGCTGCTGTTTCGCGCCCGTGAATGCCTGCCAGCGCTGTTTGAGGGCTTTAACGACAATTGTGTGCTGGTGCACGGTAATCTGACGCTGATGAGCATGCTCAAAGACGCACGTACCGATCAACTGCTGGCGATGGTCGGGCCGGGCATCATGCTATGGGCTCCGCGAGAGTATGAACTGTTTCGCCTGGCGGATAACCGGCTGGCAGAAGATCTGCTGTGGCATTACCTGCAACGTGCGCCGGTAGCGGAAGCCTTTCTCTGGCGTCGCTGGCTTTATTTGTTGTGGGATGAAGTGGCGCAACTGGTGAATACCGGACGCTTTGACCGCGCCCGGTTCGATCTGGCGGCAAAATCACTCGTGCCCTGGCTCACCTGA
- a CDS encoding winged helix-turn-helix domain-containing protein, which translates to MLSLHAARCLHLAAQGLLKKPRRRAQPDDILRTVRQMSLLQIDTINIVARSPYLVLFSRLGNYPQAWLDEALSRGELMEYWAHEACFLPRSDFSLVRHRMLAPENMGWKYRQTWMEENVGEIEQLMAHIREQGPVRSADFAHSGKGSSGWWEWKPHKRHLEGLFTAGKVMVVERRNFQRVYDLTSRVLPEWDDARDALSQDAAEEVMLLNSARSLGIFRPQWLADYYRLRQPKSAALLARWQDQKQIVPVEVETLGQLWLHTDLLPLLPAAQEGKLNATHSVVLSPFDPVVWDRKRAEQLFNFSYRLECYTPAAKRKYGYFVLPLLHRGRLVGRMDCKMHRKEGVLEIISLWLEAGESISRMLEQGLQSAINDFARWQGATRIQVGFLPEKLFTQQRSGWEIDVA; encoded by the coding sequence ATGCTCTCTCTACATGCCGCGCGTTGTCTTCATCTTGCTGCGCAGGGACTGCTTAAAAAGCCCCGACGCCGCGCTCAGCCTGACGATATCCTGCGCACTGTCCGCCAGATGTCGCTCCTGCAAATTGACACCATCAACATTGTCGCCCGTAGTCCTTACCTGGTGCTGTTCAGCCGTCTGGGGAATTATCCGCAGGCCTGGCTGGATGAAGCGTTAAGCCGTGGTGAGCTAATGGAATACTGGGCGCATGAAGCCTGTTTCCTTCCCCGCAGTGATTTTTCGCTGGTACGCCACCGGATGCTGGCCCCGGAAAATATGGGATGGAAATATCGTCAGACGTGGATGGAAGAGAACGTCGGGGAAATTGAGCAGTTAATGGCGCATATCCGCGAGCAGGGTCCGGTACGCTCAGCAGATTTTGCCCATTCAGGAAAAGGCTCAAGCGGCTGGTGGGAGTGGAAGCCGCACAAGCGTCATCTGGAAGGATTATTTACCGCCGGAAAAGTGATGGTGGTAGAGCGGCGCAACTTTCAACGGGTTTATGACCTGACCAGCCGGGTATTACCGGAGTGGGATGACGCTCGCGACGCGCTCAGCCAGGACGCGGCGGAAGAGGTAATGCTGTTAAACAGCGCCCGTAGTCTGGGGATTTTTCGCCCTCAATGGCTGGCGGACTATTACCGGCTACGCCAGCCCAAAAGCGCTGCATTACTGGCACGCTGGCAGGACCAAAAACAGATCGTCCCCGTTGAGGTTGAAACGCTGGGACAGCTATGGCTGCATACGGATCTTCTGCCTCTGCTGCCTGCGGCGCAGGAAGGCAAACTTAACGCCACGCACAGCGTGGTGCTCTCGCCGTTTGATCCCGTTGTCTGGGATCGTAAACGCGCGGAACAGCTGTTTAACTTTAGCTACCGGCTGGAGTGTTATACGCCTGCCGCGAAACGTAAATACGGTTACTTTGTACTGCCGCTGCTGCACCGGGGAAGGCTGGTAGGGCGCATGGACTGTAAAATGCATCGTAAAGAGGGCGTACTGGAAATCATCTCGCTATGGCTGGAAGCGGGAGAAAGTATCAGCCGCATGCTTGAGCAAGGCCTGCAATCCGCCATTAACGATTTTGCCCGCTGGCAGGGCGCAACGCGTATTCAGGTCGGTTTTTTGCCCGAAAAGCTCTTTACGCAACAGCGCAGCGGCTGGGAAATTGACGTAGCCTGA
- the ihfB gene encoding integration host factor subunit beta encodes MTKSELIERLASQQSHIPAKAVEDAVKEMLEHMASTLAVGERIEIRGFGSFSLHYRAPRTGRNPKTGDKVDLEGKYVPHFKPGKELRDRANIYEGD; translated from the coding sequence ATGACCAAGTCAGAGTTAATCGAAAGACTTGCAAGCCAGCAATCGCATATCCCGGCAAAAGCGGTTGAAGATGCCGTGAAAGAGATGCTGGAACATATGGCCTCTACCCTTGCCGTTGGGGAGCGTATTGAAATCCGCGGTTTCGGCAGCTTTTCATTGCATTACCGAGCTCCTCGCACCGGGCGTAACCCAAAAACAGGTGATAAAGTGGATTTGGAAGGTAAATACGTTCCACACTTTAAGCCGGGTAAAGAATTACGCGACCGCGCCAATATTTATGAAGGTGATTGA
- the kdsB gene encoding 3-deoxy-manno-octulosonate cytidylyltransferase → MSFVVIIPARYASTRLPGKPLQDINGKPMILHVLDRARESGAARIIVATDHPDVASAVEAAGGEVCMTRADHQSGTERLAEVVEKCAFSDDTIIVNIQGDEPMIPPAIVRQVAENIAASEAGMATLAVPIHDAEEAFNPNAVKVVMNEQGYALYFSRATIPWDRDRFARSRETIGDTLLRHIGIYAYRAGFIRRYVSWAPSPLEQIEMLEQLRVLWYGEKIHVAVAQQVPGTGVDTPEDLERVRADMR, encoded by the coding sequence ATGAGTTTCGTGGTTATTATTCCGGCGCGCTACGCCTCAACCCGCCTGCCGGGCAAACCTCTCCAGGATATCAACGGCAAACCGATGATCCTGCACGTGCTGGATCGCGCCCGCGAATCCGGCGCGGCGCGCATCATCGTGGCAACCGATCATCCGGACGTGGCCAGCGCCGTGGAAGCGGCGGGGGGCGAAGTCTGCATGACGCGTGCCGATCACCAGTCCGGCACCGAAAGGCTGGCGGAAGTGGTGGAGAAATGCGCTTTCAGCGATGACACTATCATCGTCAATATTCAGGGTGACGAGCCGATGATCCCGCCGGCGATTGTGCGTCAGGTGGCAGAAAATATTGCCGCGAGTGAGGCGGGCATGGCGACGCTGGCGGTGCCGATCCACGATGCTGAAGAGGCTTTTAACCCGAATGCGGTTAAAGTGGTGATGAATGAACAGGGCTATGCCCTCTATTTTTCTCGCGCAACAATCCCGTGGGATCGCGATCGTTTTGCCCGGTCGCGCGAGACTATTGGCGATACGCTGCTGCGTCACATCGGCATTTACGCCTATCGCGCCGGTTTTATCCGCCGCTATGTCAGCTGGGCGCCCAGCCCACTTGAGCAAATCGAAATGCTGGAGCAGCTTCGGGTGCTGTGGTACGGCGAAAAAATCCATGTTGCCGTTGCCCAACAAGTCCCGGGTACCGGTGTAGATACGCCAGAAGATCTCGAACGGGTGCGCGCAGATATGCGCTGA
- a CDS encoding ComEC family protein, which translates to MRLPQLAICVIAGLAPLIWLPTLPGVGCTKLIAIIAIMLACRRPRSLRFIGLTGLFFCWGILTAHQILWPAQHLTGKNQRVEMTLTATDGATTHQGTITHYDGKRLFPAPGITLYGNYLPEAGCAGQRWAMTIRARAVHGELNEGGFDTQRNAFARHNPLTGRFIEAKALDASCSLRATYLASLSATLADYPWQGVILGLGLGERLAVSTEAKKLMQQTGTLHLMAISGLHIALGASLGWLLIRGLQFFLPCRLISWRTPLIFGFLCATGYAWITGLQPPALRTIVALGIWYGLRLSGRQWSSWDIWLCCIAAILFCDPLAVLSQSLWLSAFAVAALIFWYQWVPLPAWRMRAPLRHFVGLIHLQLGLMILLLPLQVLLFHGISMTSLLANLFAVPLVTFVIVPLILAGMLLHLTGPQVVEQGLWYLTDRLLALLFYLLRQLPDGWLDVDARWQGITVMPWIALVLWRFRAWRAMNAVALTLLVILAFPLWRQERKDVWAIHMLDVGQGLGMVIERHGRAILYDTGLAWPGGDSGQQLIIPWLRWHHLRPEGIIISHEHLDHRGGLNAIHDAWPDAWIRSPLSWKGHQPCFRGERWQWEGLTFSAHWPLKDNQTQGNNRSCVVKVEDGRHSILLTGDIETPAELALLSHYWQHLASTIIQVPHHGSNTSSGIALIQRVNGKAALASASRYNAWHFPSPKVVKRYRQQGYQWLDTPHHGQITVTFSDEGWQISSLREQILPRWYHQWFGAPADNG; encoded by the coding sequence ATGCGTTTACCACAACTGGCGATCTGTGTGATTGCAGGTCTCGCCCCATTAATCTGGCTGCCAACGCTGCCGGGTGTAGGCTGTACGAAACTCATCGCCATTATTGCGATTATGCTGGCATGTCGCCGTCCACGATCCCTTCGGTTTATTGGATTGACGGGTCTGTTCTTCTGCTGGGGTATCCTGACCGCGCATCAAATCTTATGGCCTGCGCAGCATCTCACCGGTAAAAATCAGCGTGTCGAAATGACCCTTACTGCAACCGATGGGGCAACGACGCATCAGGGCACGATCACGCACTATGATGGAAAACGCCTGTTCCCGGCACCGGGCATTACCCTTTACGGCAATTATCTACCCGAGGCAGGCTGTGCCGGGCAGCGTTGGGCGATGACCATTCGTGCAAGGGCCGTTCATGGCGAGCTAAATGAGGGGGGATTTGATACCCAGCGCAACGCCTTTGCACGACATAATCCTCTGACCGGCCGCTTTATCGAGGCAAAAGCGCTGGATGCCAGCTGCAGTTTACGGGCGACCTATCTTGCTTCGCTCTCTGCGACGCTGGCCGATTATCCCTGGCAGGGGGTGATCTTAGGTCTGGGCTTAGGAGAGCGTCTGGCCGTTTCCACCGAGGCCAAAAAATTGATGCAGCAGACCGGCACCCTGCATCTGATGGCGATCTCCGGTCTGCATATCGCCCTCGGGGCGTCGCTCGGCTGGCTGCTGATCCGCGGCCTGCAATTTTTCCTGCCATGCCGTCTGATTAGCTGGCGGACGCCGTTAATTTTTGGCTTCCTTTGTGCAACAGGTTACGCATGGATCACGGGCTTACAGCCGCCTGCGCTACGGACCATTGTGGCGCTGGGAATATGGTATGGCCTGCGCTTAAGCGGGCGTCAATGGTCGTCATGGGACATCTGGCTATGCTGTATCGCCGCCATCCTGTTTTGCGATCCACTGGCCGTGCTGTCACAAAGCCTGTGGCTCTCGGCGTTTGCTGTGGCAGCGCTGATTTTCTGGTATCAGTGGGTGCCGTTGCCAGCGTGGAGAATGCGGGCACCGCTGCGCCATTTTGTTGGGTTGATACATCTTCAACTGGGTTTGATGATATTGCTGTTACCGCTCCAGGTGCTGCTGTTTCACGGTATCAGCATGACGTCCCTGCTGGCGAACCTGTTTGCGGTCCCGCTGGTTACTTTCGTGATTGTGCCGCTGATCCTGGCAGGAATGCTGCTGCATCTCACCGGGCCTCAGGTAGTGGAACAGGGGCTCTGGTACCTGACGGATCGGCTTTTGGCGCTGCTCTTTTACCTGTTACGCCAATTGCCCGATGGCTGGCTGGATGTAGATGCGCGCTGGCAGGGCATTACAGTAATGCCGTGGATAGCGTTGGTACTCTGGCGTTTTCGGGCCTGGCGCGCCATGAACGCCGTTGCACTGACCCTGCTGGTGATACTGGCCTTTCCGCTATGGCGGCAGGAGCGAAAAGACGTGTGGGCGATACATATGCTGGATGTCGGGCAGGGGCTGGGCATGGTCATTGAACGTCACGGTAGGGCCATTTTGTATGATACCGGGCTGGCGTGGCCCGGCGGTGATTCCGGCCAACAGCTGATTATCCCCTGGCTGCGCTGGCACCATCTGCGACCCGAAGGCATCATCATTAGCCATGAGCATCTCGATCATCGCGGTGGGCTAAACGCCATTCATGACGCGTGGCCTGATGCATGGATCCGCAGCCCGTTAAGCTGGAAAGGGCACCAGCCTTGTTTTCGTGGAGAACGCTGGCAGTGGGAGGGGCTAACCTTTAGCGCTCACTGGCCGCTAAAAGATAATCAAACGCAGGGTAACAACCGCTCCTGCGTGGTGAAGGTTGAGGATGGCCGGCACAGTATTTTATTAACCGGCGATATCGAAACGCCAGCGGAACTCGCTCTGCTCAGTCATTACTGGCAGCATCTGGCGTCTACCATTATTCAGGTGCCCCACCACGGCAGCAATACCTCATCAGGGATCGCGCTGATACAGCGGGTGAATGGAAAAGCGGCGCTGGCGTCCGCCTCGCGTTACAACGCATGGCATTTTCCATCGCCGAAAGTAGTAAAACGCTACCGGCAACAGGGATATCAATGGCTTGATACGCCTCATCATGGGCAAATTACGGTCACTTTTTCCGATGAAGGATGGCAAATCAGCAGCCTGCGAGAGCAAATTTTGCCCCGCTGGTATCATCAGTGGTTTGGCGCGCCCGCAGATAACGGGTAG
- the msbA gene encoding lipid A ABC transporter ATP-binding protein/permease MsbA: MHNDKDLSTWQTFRRLWPIIAPFKPGLIVAAIALILNAASDTFMLSLLKPLLDDGFGKTDRSVLLWMPLVVIGLMIVRGITSYISSYCISWVSGKVVMTMRRRLFSHMMGMPVSFFDKQSTGTLLSRITYDSEQVASSSSSALITVVREGASIIGLFIMMFYYSWQLSLILIVLAPIVSFAIRLVSKRFRSISKNMQNTMGQVTTSAEQMLKGHKEVLIFGGQDVETKRFDKVSNKMRLQGMKMVSASSISDPIIQLIASLALAFVLYAASFPSVMETLTAGTITVVFSSMIALMRPLKSLTNVNAQFQRGMAACQTLFTILDSEQEKDQGTFVVERAKGDLEFRNVTFTYTGREVPALRNIDLTIPEGKTVALVGRSGSGKSTIASLITRFYDVDEGQILLDGHDLREYTLSSLRNQVALVSQNVHLFNDTVANNIAYARTDVYSREQIEQAARMAYAMDFINKMDNGLDTIIGENGVMLSGGQRQRIAIARALLRDSPILILDEATSALDTESERAIQSALDELQKNRTSLVIAHRLSTIEQADEIVVVEDGRIVERGNHHDLLEMRGVYSQLHKMQFGQ; this comes from the coding sequence ATGCATAACGATAAAGATCTCTCTACGTGGCAGACCTTCCGCCGACTTTGGCCGATTATTGCCCCTTTCAAGCCGGGTCTGATCGTGGCGGCAATTGCGTTAATCCTTAACGCAGCCAGCGATACCTTCATGTTATCGCTCCTTAAACCATTACTGGATGATGGTTTTGGTAAAACAGATCGCTCGGTGCTGCTATGGATGCCGCTGGTAGTGATTGGGCTGATGATTGTGCGGGGTATTACCAGCTACATCTCCAGCTATTGCATCTCATGGGTTTCAGGCAAAGTGGTGATGACCATGCGTCGCCGCCTGTTCAGTCATATGATGGGGATGCCGGTTTCCTTTTTTGACAAGCAGTCCACCGGGACGCTGCTGTCGCGCATTACCTATGACTCGGAGCAGGTTGCTTCTTCCTCTTCCAGTGCGCTCATTACCGTGGTGCGTGAAGGGGCGTCGATTATCGGCCTGTTCATTATGATGTTCTACTACAGCTGGCAATTGTCGCTGATCCTGATCGTCCTTGCGCCCATTGTCTCATTTGCGATTCGACTGGTCTCCAAACGTTTTCGTAGCATCAGTAAGAATATGCAGAATACCATGGGGCAGGTCACTACCAGCGCAGAACAGATGCTGAAAGGGCACAAAGAGGTGCTAATTTTTGGCGGACAGGACGTCGAAACAAAGCGTTTCGATAAAGTCAGCAACAAAATGCGTTTACAGGGAATGAAGATGGTTTCTGCCTCTTCCATTTCTGACCCGATTATTCAGCTAATTGCCTCCCTGGCGCTGGCTTTTGTGCTGTATGCGGCAAGCTTCCCCAGCGTAATGGAGACCCTGACTGCCGGTACGATCACCGTGGTGTTCTCATCAATGATCGCGCTGATGCGTCCGTTAAAATCACTGACTAACGTCAACGCTCAGTTCCAGCGCGGGATGGCCGCCTGCCAGACGCTGTTTACCATTCTCGACTCCGAGCAGGAAAAAGACCAGGGCACTTTTGTCGTTGAACGTGCGAAAGGCGATCTGGAATTTCGTAACGTCACGTTCACCTATACAGGGCGTGAAGTCCCGGCGCTGCGCAATATCGATCTGACCATCCCTGAAGGTAAAACGGTCGCGCTCGTAGGCCGTTCTGGTTCGGGCAAGTCCACCATTGCCAGTTTGATCACGCGCTTTTATGACGTTGATGAAGGGCAAATCCTGCTTGATGGCCATGACCTGCGTGAATACACGCTGTCATCACTGCGTAATCAGGTTGCACTGGTTTCGCAGAACGTGCACCTATTTAACGATACGGTTGCCAACAACATTGCCTATGCGCGCACTGACGTTTACAGTCGCGAGCAGATCGAACAAGCCGCACGTATGGCGTATGCCATGGACTTTATCAACAAAATGGATAATGGCCTCGACACCATTATTGGCGAAAACGGCGTAATGCTCTCCGGCGGACAGCGTCAGCGTATTGCGATTGCGCGTGCACTGCTGCGCGACAGCCCCATTCTGATCCTTGATGAAGCCACCTCCGCGCTGGATACCGAATCTGAACGGGCGATCCAGTCGGCTCTGGATGAGCTGCAGAAGAACCGCACCTCGCTGGTGATTGCGCATCGTCTGTCAACCATTGAACAGGCCGATGAAATTGTGGTGGTTGAAGATGGCCGCATCGTTGAACGCGGAAACCATCATGACCTGCTGGAAATGCGCGGGGTTTACTCGCAGCTCCATAAGATGCAGTTCGGTCAATGA
- the ycaR gene encoding protein YcaR, with protein MDHRLLEIIACPVCNGKLYYSQDKQELICKPDHLAFPLRDGIPVLLETEARQLNAEESRP; from the coding sequence ATGGATCATCGTTTGCTTGAAATCATTGCCTGCCCGGTCTGTAACGGCAAGTTATATTATAGCCAGGATAAACAGGAGCTTATCTGTAAACCCGATCACCTGGCGTTTCCGCTGCGTGACGGTATTCCGGTGCTGCTGGAAACCGAAGCCCGTCAGCTAAATGCAGAAGAGAGCCGTCCATGA